The nucleotide window GATTGTCTTCCAACTACGTACATTCGGCGTCATGTATTTGCTGTATTACATTTTAAGTCGTAGTGAACTGCCGAAAAATTTCCTTGTAAAAATAGCATGGATTACTGTATTTTCAGGTGCCGTTATTTTCGTACAGGGGATTGTCGAAAAGCTTTCGATGCGCCAGTTATTAATGCCGGAAGTATGGACGGAAAAAATACTTTCTTCAACAAACTTCGTGCGTGTCTACGGTATGCTGAACAATCCAAACTCATTGGCATTAGTTATGTTCTTTGCCATCGGCGCGGTATTCTTCCTGCGATGGGCATATAAAAACAATGAATTTAAATGGACGTTCCGTATAGCACAGGTCGCTTTCATTGGAATGCTGTTATTGACACTTTCACGCGGTACCTGGATTTCCGCTATCGTATTCATCTTATTCTTTATGCTGCTATCACGTAATTGGCAGTTATTGAAGAGAATTGCCATTTCATTTGTTGTGGCAATTGCGCTTATTTATTTCCCTGTAAACTGGGGAGTATCGTTTTTGCAGAACTTAGGTGTGGAAAATACGGTTGCGCCAGAGGAAATTTCCGGGGGAATCAGTAACCGCTTCACGGAAACATTCTCGGACGACACTTTGGAGCTTATGCAGGAAAGTGGTCGTATGTTCTATATTAAAAAAGGATTTGAAGTGCTGAAAGATTATCCGATTACAGGTGCCGGTTTTGGTACATTCGGTGGTTCGGCGACTTTATCATATGACTCGCCTATTTATGAGGAGTACGGTATCCGTTCTGATATTTACGGAGGGAAAAACTTCTATTCCGATAACCAATATATCCAGGTGATTGCCGAGACAGGAGCAGTCGGAGTTCTATTATTTGCCGGTTTCCTGCTTGCAATGGTATGGATGTACTGGAAAGAACGTAAAACAGTCTTCGGACAATATTTATTCGGGCTATGGTTCGCAACAGGTGTAGCCGGTTTCTTCTATAATATTTGGGAATTAAAAGTATATGTATTATTCTACTTTATCCTCTTTGGAATATTTGCGAGTATGCGCACAATGTATCCAATGCTCAAGCTCAGCGACTACGAAAAACAAAAAGCAGAATAGATCAAGGAACTATCTTCTTAGGAGGATAGTTCTTTTTTTGATTAAAAACATTATGGAATATATATAATTGATTAAAATTATTTAGGATTAACAGGAGTTGATTGGAATGGAGGGCGGCAGACGCCAGCGGGAACAGCGCGAGGGAGAGACTACAGGCTCGAGCCGCGCTCGCGGAAAGCGTCTGCCCGTAATGGAAATCAACGGAATAAATTAGAAGTAATTTAAAAACTAATCTTAAAAGTATATGTATTATTTTCTTATACACTATGTAATTTTATGTTGAATAAATCGATTTTTTGTAAAATGTAACAAAAGATTAATAGTCTCTCACGCGAAAATTTGTTAAGGTTAGAGATAGGACATTAAGAAGGGAAGGTGACTTGCTTCAAGTTTACAGGAAGCGCAAAATATGAAAACAACTAAATCACTATTTATAGCAGTGCTCATGATGTTTGCACTTATTTTCAGTACACCGCAATTTGCAAGTGCAGCACAATCGACAAATGACTCATACCCGCTTTCGACAGGGGTAACATATTCAAACTATACCCATAAAGGATCTAAAACAAGTATCGTTAATCATTTAGAAGTCGACTTAACAGATTCTTTCACAAAGATCGGCTTAGGTTTACCATCTCCGGTTAATACGCTTATGACAACAACGCAGCACGCGAACAGTCATACGAAGGAAGGAAACCGAGTAGTCGGGGCAATCAACTCAAACTTCTACAATATGGGGGATGGCTATCCTTTATATTTAATTTCTCAATATAATACAATCGTTACACCAAGCGTTATTTCAGACTCAAGCTCGAACTATGTGAGCCAGCCGATCGCATTCGGTATTACAAAGGACGGATTTGGAGAGATCGCTTACTACAATAGTAAGATTAGCGTTACATATAACGGTCAAACGAATGAAGTAAATGGTCTTAATGTAAAGCGCGGAACTGATGAGGCAATTGTTTATACACCGCAAAACCATAGTTCTATGACGCCGAACAACGGAAAAGGTATGGAATTTATCGTTGAAACTGACAACACAATCGGTGCAACGAAATTCGGACAAACTTTAACAGGTAAAGTAACTGCAATCCGCGGTTATGATGATGAAACAAAAACGAAAATTCCGCGTAACGGTTTCGTGCTTTCTTTTAACGGATCAGCATGGGGCGATAAATACCGTGGAATTAAAGTCGGCGAAGAAATTTCAGTAAACTTTGGTATTGATGATCGTTGGATGGATGCACAGTTTATGATGGCAAGTGGTCCATTATTAGTATTGGACGGCAAAAAAAATCTGACAATCAATGAATCAAGCTCACGTGCTAGAGAAGTTGCACCACGTACAGCGATTGCGATCAGCAAAGATAAGAAAAAAGTACACTTAATTACAGTGGACGGTCGTATTAACTCAAGTGCAGGTATGACGTTACCACAGTTTGCGGATTATCTGGTAAGCCTTGGCTTTGACCGTGCGATTAATTTAGATGGCGGCGGTTCAACAACAATGGGTATCCGTAAATACGGCAGCAACACGGTCGTTTTAGCCAATACACCATCTGGTGGTACGCAACGTCGCGTTTCTGCAATTATTGAAGCAATCAGTACAGCACCAACAACAAATGCACCAAAATATATTCAAGTAAATCGTGATAAAGTAGGTACATTATTAGTCGGTGCAACAGTGAAACTTACACCAAACTACGTATTGGACGAGTATTATAACCCATTGGCAGTAAATGCAAATGACTTTGTAGTAACACCGCAAAATAATACAGTGTCAGTTAACGGCTTAAGCTATACAGCTGTAGCACCTGGTTCTGAACGTATAACAGTTTCAAATGAAGGTGCAACACAAACAATCAGCTTCAATGTAGTGGATGCACCGGCTGGACTTTCGATTTCAGGAGTATCAGGTGCAATTGAACCAAATGCATCGCTTCAATTAAAAGCAAATGTAACAGGGGCAAATAATGAAACACTCATTTATGATGATTCACAAATTAAATGGACTATTGATGGAGACATCGGTACAGTATCCAGCTCAGGTCTTTTCAAATCGAATGGTAAAGAAGGTACTGCCCGTGTAACGGCGACATTAGGAACAAAATCCGTTTCTAAGGAAATCGTTGTAAAGTCAGTGGAAAAACCATTATTCAAAGATATTTCTGTAAACAATGTTTATAAAACAGAAATTCAATATTTAGTTGATAATAACCTGATCAACGGGTATCCGGATGGTACATTCAAACCGGAAATAGCATTAAACCGTGGTCAAGCGGCTGTATTGCTAACTCGTGCATTAGGATTATCTACAAAAGATGTGCCAAACCCTGGATTTAGCGATCTATCAACAAAGAGCACATATTATGGTGCAGTTGCTGCGATTGTGCAGGCAGGCATCATGAGCGGTACTGGTGACGGCAAATACGAACCGGGCAAACCATTAACTCGTGCTCAAATGGCGAAAATTCTAGTTGAAGCATATAAGTTAACGGGTACTACTTCTACGAAATTTAAAGATGTAAGTACAAAGCACTGGGCATACGATTACATTCATACGCTGGCAGCAAATGAAATTACGACAGGTTATGAAGATAATACTTACAAACCAAGTCAAGAAGTATCACGCGTGCACTTCAGCTTATTCTTATACCGCACAATAACACAAAATAAATAAGTGAAAACCTTTGTAAAGTTGCAGCGAGGAATCGCAACTTTTACAAAGGTTTTTTTATGGAGAAAACGGAGGAGCTGGGGAGGAGAGGGAGGCGCGAGGGGGGTGTGATTAGAATGTGGAGTTTTATTGCGGGGAAAGGTTTTGATAGGGAGAGAAGTAAGTATTTACTTTGGTGTTGGTGAAAGTATAGAATGTTTTTGTGTGGAAGTAGAACGCTTGGACGAGAAAGTAGAACCTCGCGCCAGGAAAGTAGAACGTATCCCGGGTAAAGTAGAAAGTTTCATTTAAAAAGTAGAACAGGGTGCGGGTATTCGCCGAGTTGTAGCTGAAAGTAGAATATTGTGGCGCGAAAGTAGAATGTTTACGGAATAAAGTAGAACTTCGCACCAAGAAAGTAGAAAGTATCACTTGAAAAGTAGAACGAATTGCGGATATTCGCCGAGTTGTCGCTGAAAGAAGAATATTGTGGCGCGAAAGTAGAATGCTTACGGAATAAAGTAGAACTTCGCACCAAGAAAGTAGAAAGTATCACTTGAAAAGTAGAACAGGTTGCGAGTATTCGACGAGCTGTCAGAGAAAGTAGAATGAATTAACGTTAATGTAGAACCCAGCCCCAGAAAAGTTGAACTCTAACCGGAAAAAATAGAATATATATTGTAAGTAACTCATCACCCCCTTTAAGTAGAAATCACATAAGAAAACAACCTATTCAATACTCCGTTCTAAAACATCTTCAGGAATTAAGTAATATACACCTCGACCCTTACCAAATTGCTCAAAGTTCAAGCGCTTCAATAGTTTGGAAGCAACTGCTTTACAGTCGATTCCGACGAATTTCCTCAATTCTCGATTTGTAATGCGATCACCTATTAATACACGGTAGTGGTGCAAAGCCCAAAAAATTGCTTCTTTATTTTTCACGCCACATTGTGGACAAATCCACAATCCGTGATGATAATACATGACATGCTGAAATTCACACTTTTTGCAAAGAACGCCATTTCGTATACGATCTCTTTCCACTTTCTTGCTTATAGGAAGCCGGCATGCGATAGCCATTAATTTTCTTTCCAAATCGGTCAGATTAACTGTCGTTTCAACATTGTTTTTATATAATTTTTCCAAAAACTTTGGTAAGCCGCTTAAATGAATAATCGGAGAACCGTTTAAGGAAGAATCCAACTTTGTTCTTATATTAGCATTGACCACAATATACAGAACGGGCAACTGGATTCCCCAGTTAGATAATAAATACGATATATATAATTGGTGACGATAAGCTTGATCGAACGGATTTGGAAAATTTTCTATAATCCCTTCATCAGTTTGACGAGCAAATTCATGAAAGGATGGTTTATAAAATAACGTACCGGAAATTTGTTTAACCTCGACAACGAGAAGAAATCTTGTTGTAATTATCAGGGCATCGATTTGATGAGAAAAACCCTTTTCATTTATACACTCAAAGTTATAAAAAATTTTATAGGGATCAATAAAATGATAATCTGCTAATGTTCTCTGCATTTTTAATTCGCCTGCGATTCCAGCTTGGACGCGATAGTAAGCCTCTTGATAAGCGGTAAATTCTTCATCATCAGCTTGTAATCTAGAAACAAGAGCTTCCAAATAGACAATTTTTTCAGTCTTGTACAATAAATCACCTCTACTCGGGCATTGAGACATAATCTCTTATGACAGCAATGTATACGAAAATTTCAGAGCATGCAAATGACCTTGAAAAGCCATTTTCCGCATAAATTTCTCTTCAAAAAGTAAAAATGAAACTAATCTTATATACAAACCGTCCCATTAATGAAAAACTACAAATTTATTGCTAATTTTCTTGTTGGGAAATAGTTTGATCTTGCCATCAGGAATATCGTTTCAAACAGACATTATGCTATACTGAAAATACAAATCATAACGCAGAACACATCTACTTCAGATGTGTTTTTCAAATGAAAAATGAAATAAGCCAAGCGTACTCGATATGCTTGATTCAAAGGATGAATGAACAAATGAAAATAGGCATTGTAGGAAATTACGGAAATGATAATAACGGAGACGAGGCAATTTTATTAAGTATTATTCGCCAGCTTCAGAAGGTATTTCAAATAGACACAAAAAATATTACTGTATTTAGTAATAATCCAAAACAAACAGCGGAACGTTATACTGTCCAAAGTTACCCTTTATACTACAAAAACGGCAATGCCGTGAAAACGTTCATGAAGACGTACAAAGAGAATTCCAATGTCGTGAAAAACCTTGATTTTGTCGTAATCGGCGGCGGCGGTATTCTAATGGATCTCTATAAACGTGAAGCACCGCTATATGGTTCTTATGCGATGATGGCAAAAAATAATAATGTACCATATGTTGTATACGGCTGTGGTGCCGGTCCGCTCAACACAGGTTTAGGGAAATGGTTTATCCGCTATATGGCCAAGCATGCACAAAACATCTCAGTGCGTGACCCGCAATCAGAACAGCTGCTTAAAACAATCGGTGTAAAACGTGATGTTCATGTTATTGGAGACCCGGCATTCAGTTTAGAAGTAGAACGTTCAAATTATAGTGATAAACCAAAATCGGTTGGGGTGACAGCAGTACCATACTATAATACTTCATACTGGCCAACAGGCGATGAGGCAAAGTACAAAAACTATATTGATGGCATGGCAAAAAATCTGGACCGTTTAATTGAAGAGCATAATGTCGATGTTACATTTTTTGCAACTAAATATCCGCAAGATGCTGATGTGACAAAGGATATTCAAGCTAAAATGAAGCATCCGGAAAATACAAAAATTATTGATGAAAACTTGCCGCCGCAGCGTATTTTACAAATTACGTCCACATTTGACGTGCTGATCGGTACAAGACTTCACTCATTAATATTGGCAACAGATGCAAAAACACCGATTATCGGTGTGTCTTATCATGTGAAGGTAAATGACTTTTTACAGATGGCAGGGCTTGGAAACTATTCATTACCGATTGATTCTCTTCATGAAACAGACGAGAAGTTTGCAATGCTCTTTAACGATATGGCAGTAGATTGGGACGGTGCACAAAACCTAGCGGCTCGTACAAATGCGTCATTTAAAGAAAAATCAGCATTAGGGGAGCAGCTTTTAAAAGAAGGTGCGAAAAAGTAATGAAAAAAGTATTCGTCATTAGCAATATGTATCCTTCAAAGGAACATTTAGCTTACGGCATTTTCGTGAAAAATCAGGTAGAGCAACTGGAACGAGAAGGAATCGAAACAGTGCTTGCGGTAAATACCAATCCTGCAACAGGTAAAAAAAATGTTATTGCGAAATATTTAAAATGGGCGCAACAGTTTATGCGTGTATTCCGTGCAAATAAGCGTAATATTTCACTGACGCATAGCCATTACGTATTTCCAAGCGGGATTTTCAGCTACTATTTAAAAAAGCGTCATAATATCCCGTATATCGTGACAGCACATGGTGGCGATATTAATAAAATGGCCAAAAAAGGCGGGCAAATCCGGGAGTTTACGGAGAAAATTTTACAGTCTGCAGATCATGTCATTGCTGTTGGGGAAGAGCTTGCCGCAACAATTGAAACAACTTTCCATGTCAAAAATGATAAAATTTCCGTAATGAGCATGGGAATTGATCGTACAGTTTTCAAAGGCGCGGAAGATAAAAAACAAAGTGCAAAAGAGTTAGGTATGGATCCTGATAAGACAAACTTTTTATTCGTAGGCAATATTATACGGGAAAAAGGTGTTACAGAACTTGTGCGTGCATTCAATAAAGTAACGGAAACGCTTCCGGAGCAAGCCGCTCTTTATTGTGTCGGTTCGACAAAAGACAGTAATTTTACTAGTAAAGTAAAAGAGCTGGCTAATGGCAATACAGCCATTCACTTTATCGAGCCAATGCCGCAGCATGAGTTGGCACGTTATTTCCAGGCGGCAGATGTTTTCGTACTGCCTTCTTATATTGAAGGATTAGGATTAGTAGCTTTAGAGGCGATGAGCTGCGGCACACCGGTCATTGCATCGGACGTCGGGGGACTGCATTATATGTTGGTGGATGGAGCAGGGGTTTTAGTGCCTCCTAAAGATGAAATTTTACTTCAACTGGCAATTGAAAATGCAGTGAAAGACGGGATTGCAGTGAATGAAGAGCGTGTAGCCGAGCTGCTTCATACTCATGATGCAGAAAATATTATTGCACGTTTAAAAGAGCTCTACACAACATATGCGAAATAAAGTAATTGTAATTAAAGGAATGTGATAAGCGTTGAAAGGAATTTTAAAAATAATAGGAGCCGTCGCGGTTATTAATATTTTAGCGCGTCTGGTCGGCTTTGCCCGTGAAACGTATATCGGGATTGAATTTGGTACAACTGTATATTCAGATAGTATTATCAATGCTTATACAATTCCAAACTTTTTATACTTAGTTATCGGCGGAGCGTTTACGACAGCGTTTATATCCATTTACCATAAAACGTCATCAAGCATAACGGAATATATACAGCGAACATTTACAACGATTGTTGTTTCGATTACGCTCATTGTCATTTTGTTTATGGTGTTGGCTGATCCAATATTAATGCAATTTTTCCAAGTGGAGGATCAGGCGGAATATGAAATGCTGCGCTCACTTTACTACTGGATGATGCCATCGACGATTATGCTCGTGCTATCAACTTGGATGAGCGGTATTTTAAATGTCCAGGGCCGTTATCATTTATCGGCATTTTCGGTGCTTATTTATAACGGTTCATTTTTAATCGTATCCGTAGTCTTATCGATCACAATGGGACCGATCGGAATGGGAATCGGGGCATTAGTCGGAGCGATCTGTATGTTCCTGTTCCTTGTATTCGGAGTTCGGAATGTGAAAGAAATGTCCTTCAAGCCGAACTTTAAACAGGCTGAAGATCAGAAAATGCTATGGAAAGTTGCATTGCCGATTATGCTTGGCGGAGCGACTGCACAGCTTTACATTTTAATTCAACGATTCTTCACGAATATGCTGGAAGCCGGTGTTCCGTCGGCGATGAACTATGCGACAAAGATGTCCCAGTTCCCGCAGGCAATTTTAATGACTGCTGTAACGACTGTTATTTTCCCGCTACTCAGCAAAAAAGAAGGGGAAGGGGATACAGAGTCGGTAAAACAGCTTTATGTTCGCGGGATGCGTTTATTATATTTACTCGTATTGCCGGTTTCGGTGTTCTTTTATTTCCAGGCAGAGGGAGTTATCCGCATCGTCTTTGAATATAAAGAATTTGATGCAGCGTCTACAGCGATTACAGCACCATTGCTTCAAGTATTCAGTACGACGATGTTCTTCCTTGCTGCAAACACATACATTACGCGTTTCTACTATGCGAAGGGCAATTCCGTATTACCGATGATCTTCAGTATTTTAACGGTATTCGGTGTGAATATTGCGGTCGTTATGGCAACAATCGATGGGATGGGTGCAAATGCGGTTGCCTTAGGAACGTTGATCAGTGCCATCGTAAACTTCCTGTTGCTTGTCATTGTACTTCAAAGTAAGTATCAGTTGAAACTTTTGGACAAAAACGTTGGGCAGCTGTTTAAGTTGGCCATCATTGGACTAATTTTTGTTGCGATTAACTGGGCGATTGCACAGTGGATTGTAATCGATCAGAAATGGATTCATATAATTGTTACATTTATCGTTGCATCAATTAGCTATATTGTCTTGCTGTTTGCTTTCAAAATGGATGAGCTGCAGCAAATTACAAGTAAGGTAAAAGGAAAGATTTCAGGAAAAAAATAATCTGATAAAGCGCGTATCCTTGATTTAATAGGATACGCCTTTTTTGTACTTACTATTTGCAGAAATACCGAATTGGTTTTTGCTAAGTTATGTCGTTGGGTTGCTGATATTAAAGAGAAATGTTAGTTATATGACAGAAAACTTTATTTTAAAAAAACTTTACTATATAATCATAAGTGGAATAATTGGAATTAAATATATAATTTACTAAACATCTAAAATAGAGATAAGGGTGGAGAAGTATGGCAAGAGGAAGACGGGTAAATTCATGCGGTGAAAAAAGTAAAAAATTATTATTGGAAAAAGCAATTGAGTTATTTTCTACATATGGTTATCATCAAACGAAAATCAGTGATATTGTAAAATCGGCAAATTTAACACAGCCGACTTTTTATTTATATTTCCAAAGCAAGGAAACATTGTTTAACGATTTAAATGAAAAGTTCCGCAATGAATTAACTGAGATTTTTTCCGGTTCAAATGATATGAATGACGGGAAATTTGGAATCGAGGTTATTCAGGAAGGTCTAGTACATATTTTCGATTATTTCATCGAAAACCCTAACTTAACGAAAATAGGCTTTTATGAAGCAGAGCAATCAACGGCCGTAAAGGAAATGCTCGTTTCTAAATTGACACATATCCTTAACACGCAACTACAAAATACAGGTGCTGTAAAGCTAGTGGATGCTAATATTCTTGCAGAAAGTTTCGTTGGTTCGGTGGAACGACTAACATTGACTAA belongs to Solibacillus sp. FSL W7-1436 and includes:
- a CDS encoding O-antigen ligase family protein, with product MNDISVKMNKKEWLEIFGAILVLVAAILLPPSIAQISTAIFFVLFAFFKPFQSLVILVPYVIFRTFFIELNPGLKLIGDLITIVVLLRLFLLNTKKFKTWFHFKPFEYFFFAFLIFGAIIGYKNGVSLGAIVFQLRTFGVMYLLYYILSRSELPKNFLVKIAWITVFSGAVIFVQGIVEKLSMRQLLMPEVWTEKILSSTNFVRVYGMLNNPNSLALVMFFAIGAVFFLRWAYKNNEFKWTFRIAQVAFIGMLLLTLSRGTWISAIVFILFFMLLSRNWQLLKRIAISFVVAIALIYFPVNWGVSFLQNLGVENTVAPEEISGGISNRFTETFSDDTLELMQESGRMFYIKKGFEVLKDYPITGAGFGTFGGSATLSYDSPIYEEYGIRSDIYGGKNFYSDNQYIQVIAETGAVGVLLFAGFLLAMVWMYWKERKTVFGQYLFGLWFATGVAGFFYNIWELKVYVLFYFILFGIFASMRTMYPMLKLSDYEKQKAE
- the murJ gene encoding murein biosynthesis integral membrane protein MurJ, whose product is MKGILKIIGAVAVINILARLVGFARETYIGIEFGTTVYSDSIINAYTIPNFLYLVIGGAFTTAFISIYHKTSSSITEYIQRTFTTIVVSITLIVILFMVLADPILMQFFQVEDQAEYEMLRSLYYWMMPSTIMLVLSTWMSGILNVQGRYHLSAFSVLIYNGSFLIVSVVLSITMGPIGMGIGALVGAICMFLFLVFGVRNVKEMSFKPNFKQAEDQKMLWKVALPIMLGGATAQLYILIQRFFTNMLEAGVPSAMNYATKMSQFPQAILMTAVTTVIFPLLSKKEGEGDTESVKQLYVRGMRLLYLLVLPVSVFFYFQAEGVIRIVFEYKEFDAASTAITAPLLQVFSTTMFFLAANTYITRFYYAKGNSVLPMIFSILTVFGVNIAVVMATIDGMGANAVALGTLISAIVNFLLLVIVLQSKYQLKLLDKNVGQLFKLAIIGLIFVAINWAIAQWIVIDQKWIHIIVTFIVASISYIVLLFAFKMDELQQITSKVKGKISGKK
- a CDS encoding glycosyltransferase, yielding MKKVFVISNMYPSKEHLAYGIFVKNQVEQLEREGIETVLAVNTNPATGKKNVIAKYLKWAQQFMRVFRANKRNISLTHSHYVFPSGIFSYYLKKRHNIPYIVTAHGGDINKMAKKGGQIREFTEKILQSADHVIAVGEELAATIETTFHVKNDKISVMSMGIDRTVFKGAEDKKQSAKELGMDPDKTNFLFVGNIIREKGVTELVRAFNKVTETLPEQAALYCVGSTKDSNFTSKVKELANGNTAIHFIEPMPQHELARYFQAADVFVLPSYIEGLGLVALEAMSCGTPVIASDVGGLHYMLVDGAGVLVPPKDEILLQLAIENAVKDGIAVNEERVAELLHTHDAENIIARLKELYTTYAK
- a CDS encoding nuclease-related domain-containing protein; amino-acid sequence: MYKTEKIVYLEALVSRLQADDEEFTAYQEAYYRVQAGIAGELKMQRTLADYHFIDPYKIFYNFECINEKGFSHQIDALIITTRFLLVVEVKQISGTLFYKPSFHEFARQTDEGIIENFPNPFDQAYRHQLYISYLLSNWGIQLPVLYIVVNANIRTKLDSSLNGSPIIHLSGLPKFLEKLYKNNVETTVNLTDLERKLMAIACRLPISKKVERDRIRNGVLCKKCEFQHVMYYHHGLWICPQCGVKNKEAIFWALHHYRVLIGDRITNRELRKFVGIDCKAVASKLLKRLNFEQFGKGRGVYYLIPEDVLERSIE
- a CDS encoding TetR/AcrR family transcriptional regulator, with amino-acid sequence MARGRRVNSCGEKSKKLLLEKAIELFSTYGYHQTKISDIVKSANLTQPTFYLYFQSKETLFNDLNEKFRNELTEIFSGSNDMNDGKFGIEVIQEGLVHIFDYFIENPNLTKIGFYEAEQSTAVKEMLVSKLTHILNTQLQNTGAVKLVDANILAESFVGSVERLTLTNLLTNKSKPEQLAKEICMIYFATELSLVHS
- a CDS encoding S-layer homology domain-containing protein encodes the protein MKTTKSLFIAVLMMFALIFSTPQFASAAQSTNDSYPLSTGVTYSNYTHKGSKTSIVNHLEVDLTDSFTKIGLGLPSPVNTLMTTTQHANSHTKEGNRVVGAINSNFYNMGDGYPLYLISQYNTIVTPSVISDSSSNYVSQPIAFGITKDGFGEIAYYNSKISVTYNGQTNEVNGLNVKRGTDEAIVYTPQNHSSMTPNNGKGMEFIVETDNTIGATKFGQTLTGKVTAIRGYDDETKTKIPRNGFVLSFNGSAWGDKYRGIKVGEEISVNFGIDDRWMDAQFMMASGPLLVLDGKKNLTINESSSRAREVAPRTAIAISKDKKKVHLITVDGRINSSAGMTLPQFADYLVSLGFDRAINLDGGGSTTMGIRKYGSNTVVLANTPSGGTQRRVSAIIEAISTAPTTNAPKYIQVNRDKVGTLLVGATVKLTPNYVLDEYYNPLAVNANDFVVTPQNNTVSVNGLSYTAVAPGSERITVSNEGATQTISFNVVDAPAGLSISGVSGAIEPNASLQLKANVTGANNETLIYDDSQIKWTIDGDIGTVSSSGLFKSNGKEGTARVTATLGTKSVSKEIVVKSVEKPLFKDISVNNVYKTEIQYLVDNNLINGYPDGTFKPEIALNRGQAAVLLTRALGLSTKDVPNPGFSDLSTKSTYYGAVAAIVQAGIMSGTGDGKYEPGKPLTRAQMAKILVEAYKLTGTTSTKFKDVSTKHWAYDYIHTLAANEITTGYEDNTYKPSQEVSRVHFSLFLYRTITQNK
- a CDS encoding polysaccharide pyruvyl transferase family protein produces the protein MKIGIVGNYGNDNNGDEAILLSIIRQLQKVFQIDTKNITVFSNNPKQTAERYTVQSYPLYYKNGNAVKTFMKTYKENSNVVKNLDFVVIGGGGILMDLYKREAPLYGSYAMMAKNNNVPYVVYGCGAGPLNTGLGKWFIRYMAKHAQNISVRDPQSEQLLKTIGVKRDVHVIGDPAFSLEVERSNYSDKPKSVGVTAVPYYNTSYWPTGDEAKYKNYIDGMAKNLDRLIEEHNVDVTFFATKYPQDADVTKDIQAKMKHPENTKIIDENLPPQRILQITSTFDVLIGTRLHSLILATDAKTPIIGVSYHVKVNDFLQMAGLGNYSLPIDSLHETDEKFAMLFNDMAVDWDGAQNLAARTNASFKEKSALGEQLLKEGAKK